TCTCCTTCCTTCTGTTGGTCGCCGGCAACGAAACGACCCGCAACCTCATCGCCCTGGGCACGCTGGCGCTGATCGACCACCCCGACCAGTTGGCGCTGCTGCGCGCCGACCCGTCGCTGATGCCGAGCGCAGTCGAGGAGATGCTGCGATTCACCAGCCCGGTGACGCACATGGCCCGCTGCGCCACTGCGGATGTCGAGATCCGCGGTCAGCAGATCAAGGCCGGCGACACCGTGGTCATGCTCTACGGCGCCGCGAACCGCGACGAAGAGATCTTTGGACCGACGGCCGAAGAATTCGACATCACCCGTAACCCCAACCCGCACATCGCATTCGGGGCCGGCGAGCACGCCTGCCTCGGTGCGCAGCTCGCGCGGCTGGAGGCTCGGGTGATGTTTGAGGTTTTGCTGGGCACCTACCCGACGCTCGAACTCACCGGTGACGTGACGCGACTGCGCGCCACCATGGTGCCCGGCGTGAAACGTATGCCGATTCGACTAGGGACGGGCAACTGATGGACTTCGACTACACACCGGAACAGGAACAGCTCCGCAAGGACTACCGCACTCGCCTAGAGGCGGTGATGACGCCCGAGCGTCGCGCCGCCGTCGCCAAACTCATGGAGGGAGGCGACGCGATGTCCGAGTGCAGGCGCGCACTCGGTGATGCCGGGCTTCTCGGCGTCGCGTGGCCGGTTGAATTCGGAGGCGGCGGGCTGACGGCGCTCGAGCAGTACATCTTCTCCGAGGAAGCTCGGAGGGTGAACGCTCCGTTACCAATGATCACCCTGAACACCGTGGGCCCCACGCTCATTCAGTACGGCACCGAGGAGCAGAAAGCCAGATTTCTTCCCGCCATTCTCAAGGGCACGGTCGAGTTCGCCATCGGTTACTCAGAACCGGGCGCAGGCAGCGACCTCGCGTCGTTGCGTACCACCGCAGTGCGCGACGGCGGCGAGTTCGTCATAAACGGCTCCAAGATGTTCACCAGTGGCGCCGAGTTCGCCGACTACGTCTGGCTGGCGGCACGCACCGATCCGACGGCCAAGAAGCACAAGGGAATCACGCTGTTCATCGTGCCGACCGACTCCCCCGGCTTCTCCTGGAAGCCCCTGCGCACCATGCCGGGTGTCTCCACCTACTACACGTTCTACGACGACGTCCGGGTACCGGAGAGCGCCATCGTGCTCGGCGAGAACCAAGGGTGGACCCTGGTGACCAACCAGCTCAACCTGGAGCGCGCCGCCCTGGGCAATCTCGGGGCGTTGGAGCCTCTATTCCGCAAGACCCTCGAATGGGCGTCGACCACACCGCTCGACGACGGCATGGTCATCGAAAAGCCTTGGGTTCAACAGGCTTTAGCCCGAGTCGAAGCGCAGGTTGCCGCCTACCGTCTGCTGAACCTGCGGGTGAACGCGACCATGAGTGCCGGCGCGCTTGGCATGGGCGAGGCGTCCGCGGCGAAGGTGTTCGGCACCGAGCTCACCCAGCAGGTCGCCCGCGAACTTCTTGAAGTCGTTGGGCAAGCCGGCGTGCGCAACGACGCAGCGGCCCCACTCAAGGGCGAGCTGGAAGGCGCCTACCGCATGGCAGTCATCAACACATTCGGCGGCGGAGCCAACGAGCTTCAACGCGACATCATCGCCATGGCCGGTCTCGGGATGCCGCGCGCACCCCGGGACATGCGGGCCAACGCATCCTGAAAGGCAGGTTCCACACCCGTGACCGAGACATCGAACGACGACCTTCGCGAGCGCCTGGACGCGCTGATCGGCAAGCCCATCAGTGTCGGAGGGCCGGCTAAAGCACCAGATCCGGTCAACGCGGCCATGATCCGGCACTGGGCCTACGCCCTCGACGACATGAACCCGGCATATCTGGACCAGGAGTTCGCCACATCCTCACGCTACGGCGGCCTTGTCTCGCCTCCCGTCATGCTGCAGTCCTGGACGATGGCGCCACCCAAGCTGGTCGGTATCCACGAGCGCGGCGGAGTTCCCGTCGTGCTCAAGGAGAACCCGCTGCAGTTCCTCACCGACGCGGGGTACACCGGGACCGTCGCGACCAACTCCGAGTTCGAGCTGGAGCGCTACCCGAGAGTCGGCGACGACATCACCGCCGAGACGGTGTTCGAGACGATCTCCGACGAGAAGACGACGGCGATGGGCAAAGGCTACTTCGTCACCTGGATCACCACTTATCGCGATCAGAACGGTGAAGTGATCGGCCGCCAGCGTTTTCGCACGCTCCGATTCAAGACAGGAAGCTGATGGCCACCCGACTCGCCCCGTCGATCAGCCCGGACACCGAATTCTTCTGGTCGGGGCTCAAGGATCACAAGCTACGGATTCAGCGGTGCACCGACTGCAATACGTTGCGGGTCCCGCCACGGCCGATGTGCGGTAACTGCCAGTCCCTCAATTGGGATTTCGTCGAATCGACCGGGCGCGGAACGGTGTACAGCTTTGTGATGCCGCAGTACCCCCCGCTGCCCTTTCTCCAATATCCCTACGTCGTGGTTCTGGTCGAGCTGGACGAGGGCGTACGGATCGTCTCGAACCTCTGCGATATCGACCCCTCCGACATCGAGGTCGGTATGCCCGTCGAAGTCTTTTACGAAAAATTCGAAGCCATCCCGAGCGGTGACGAGCTGGTGCTGCATCAGTTCCGGCCTGCCAGTTGATAAGCGAGGCGTTAATCCAGCATGGACTTTTCCTTCACCGAAGAGCAAGAAACCGTCGGCAAGGTTGCCCGTCAGCTCTTCGAACATCGCGCGACGCCCGAACATCTCTCTGAGCTTGAGGCGGGCAAGGTTCGCCATGACGACGCGCTGTGGCGCGAGTTGGCCGCGTCGGACCTGCTGGGCATCGCGCTGCCTGAATCAGTCGGCGGCAGCGGGGGCGACTTCCTCGAACTCTGCGTACTGCTCGCCGAAGTCGGCTGGAGCGTCGCCCCGATCCCGGTCTACGCGACTCTCATCCTCGGCGCGGATGCCCTTGCGCGGCATGGCGACTCGGCCCTTCATCAGCAGTACCTGCCGAAGGTGATCAGCGGCGAGCTGATCCTGACCGCCGCACTCGCCGAGCCGAACAACTCCGACCCGACGTCGCCGCGCACCACCGCGCGCGCGGAAGGCGACACCTGGATCCTCGACGGCAGCAAGGAGCTCGTACCCGCGGCGCAGCTCGCCGGCGCCATCGTGATCTCGGCGCGTGCCGACGATGGACCCGGACTGTTTCTCGTCGACACATCGGCCGACGGCGTCACGGTCACCGCGGCAGGTACCACCAACGGTGAGCCCTACGCCGACGTCGAACTCACCGGAGCCGTCGCACGCCGGCTCAACGCCGCCGGCGGGGTCAACGCCGTCGCGGAACTGTACAACCGGGCGCTCATAGGACTCTGCGCGATACAGGTTGGCGTGACCGAACGCGCGCTGAAGATCGCCGCCTCCTACACCAGCGAGCGCGAACAATTCGGCAGGCCCATCGGCTCATTCCAGGCCGTACAGCAGCGGCTGGCCGATGCGTTCATCGACGTCGAGGCCATTCGCTGGACCACCTGGCACGCGGCGTGGCTCATCGCCGAGGGCCGGCCCGCGACCCGCGAAGCGGCCATCGCCAAGTTCTGGGCCGCCGAGGCGGGAGCACGAGTCGTCGCATCCGCACAGCAGGTCCACGGCGGCATGGGTATCGACGTCACGTACCTACTGCACCGATATTTCCTGTGGGCCAAACAAATCGAGCTCTCGCTCGGTTCAGCACCCCAGCAACTTGCCAGGCTCGGCACCGCATACCCGGAAGGAATGAAATGACCTCCACCGTCGACCGCACCAAGACCCTCGCCTGGGACAGCATCACGGTGGGTGACGAAGTCACCCCGATGGACGTCCCGGTGACCACCACCCTGATCGTCGCAGGCGCCATCGCATCCCGCGACTACATGCCAGTCCACCACGACCGCGACTTCGCCAATTCCCAAGGCTCCAAAGACATTTTCCTCAACATCCTGACGACGAACGGGCTCTGTGTGAAGTTTCTGCACGATTGGGCCGGCCCCGAAGCGATGGTCAAGAAGCTGTCCATTCGACTGGGCGTGCCGGCGTACCCGAATGATCCGATGCGCTTCACCGGCTCGGTCACAGACAAGTCGTCGACCAACGACGAAGGCTTTGTCGAGGTTACCTTCAAGGGCACCAACAGCCTTGGCGACCACGTCTCGGGCACCGCACTACTCAGCCTGCTCGAAGGCGTGAATGCATGAGTGCCGGCATCGGCGGGAAGGCAGCCCTCGCGGGAATCGGTCAAACCGAGTTCTCCAAAGAATCGGGCCGCAGCGAAATGCAGCTGGCCTGTGAGGCTGTCAAAGCCGCGATCGCTGACGCGGGCCTGCGCCCCGCCGACATCGACGGCATGGTCACCTTCAGCGTCGACGACAACGAAGAGATCGAGGTCGCCCGCAATGTCGGCATACGCGATCTGACGTTCTTCACCCGAGTTCCGCACGGGGGCGGCGCGGCCGCGGGAACAGTGATGCAGGCCGCGATGGCCGTCGCGACCGGTGTGGCCGAGGCTGTCGTGTGCTACCGGGCGTTCAACGAACGCTCAGGTTTTCGGTTCGGCGGCGCCGGCCGCCAGGCAGGTGTCACCCCGCTGTGGATGGCACCGTACGCCCCGTTCGGTTTCATGACGCCGGCCGCGTGGGTCGCTCTGCATGCGCAGCGCTATATGACGACATACGGTGTGACCAACGCTGACTTCGGCAAGATCTCGGTGATCGATCGCAAGCACGCCGCGAAAAACCCCGACGCCTGGTTCTACGGCAAGCCGATAACCATTGAGCAGCATCAACAATCGCGATGGATCATCGATCCCGTGCTCAGGTTGCTCGACTGCTGTCAGGAAAGCGACGGCGGCGTTGCGATGGTGGTGACCAGCGTGGAGCGGGCGAGGGACCTCGCCAAGCCGCCCGCGGTCATCACCGCCGCCGCTCAAGGCGCGGCCTACGACGGCGAGGTCATGACCAGTTACTACCGCGAGAGCATCACCGGACTGCCCGAGATGGGCGTCGTCGGCGATAAGCTGTGGCGGGATTCCGGCCTGAAACCGCAAGACATTTCGACAGCCTTCCTCTACGACCACTTCACGCCCTTCGTGTTCACACAGCTAGAGGAACTCGGGTTCTGCGGTCGCGGGGAAGCCAAAGACTTTGTCTCAGTGGAGGAATTGTCGCTGGGCGGAAGGATGCCGATCAACACCAATGGTGGATTGCTCGGTGAGGCCTACATCCACGGTATGAACGGCATCACCGAGGGTGTCCGACAGGTACGCGGCACATCACACAATCAGGTCGACAACGTCGAGCACGTACTCGTGACGTCGGGTACCGGAGTTCCGACGAGCGGCTTGATTCTCGCGCCGGATCACTGAGCACCGAAAGCGAGGCCCGATGACATACGCGACTGCGGTCGACACACGCGCGCTGCTCATTTCGGCCGCCTTCGCGTGTTTTCGCACTCAGGGGCTGCAGAAGACAACAATCGTCGACATCGCAAAGGCCGCCGAGGTGTCCAGGAGCACGTTCTACGAGTATTTCCGGGACAAGGAGACCATCGTCGAAAATTGCGCGGAAGCCGCATCGCAGAGCTTCTACCGCAGACTGGCCCACGCGATCGACCGCTACGGCGGCAGCACCCTCGAGGACAAGCTTGTTCGGGCCGGCGTCTTCGTGGCGCAAGCCCGCCGAGTCGTTGAGCCCGAGTTGTATTTCGACAAAGAAGAAGTCAACATGATGCTGACCAAAAACGCGTCGACACTGCTGGAGGAATGCGGCGAGTTCCTGGCGCCGTACTTCTCGGCCGCAAAGAGAACTGGCGAGATACGCGGCGATCTCGATATCCCGTCAGCAACAGAGTGGGTCGCGCGAATTCTGTTCTCGCTGTTCACCACCCCGTCGCCGAATATCGATATGTCCGACGACGCCATGGTGGCTGACTTCGTCCGCTCTTACGTGGTCCGGGGTCTCGTGGTAGATCGAATCAAGCGGCGTTAGTCGCTGGCGGGCAACGGCTTCGCGTCCTTGACGCTCAGCGGCACGTCACCGAGTGTGAGCGTGCCCGCGCCGGGCTTGGTCACGAGAACTTCCGAACCCGCTGCATCGAACCAGCGTTTTCCCATCACGGTTCCCTCGGCCAGCCGTGGGTCGAGGGTCGCCGTTGGATCGACATCAGCGTCAAGGGTGATCATGGCCGTTCCACCGCACCACAAGTCGGTCAGATCATTGGCGGCCTTGACCACGATCACCTGCGTGTCGCACACCTGGCTCTGGAGGCGCGTGCCGGATTTCATCGTGTGTCTCCTTTCCGGGCGGTCGAATCGTCATGCCCCGCTATGCCGCCGTTGCGGAGAAAGTTCACGGTGTACGCCTCGTACGTGAGACCGTTGGGATCGAGGCCAATCAGCTCGAGAAATGGGAACCACTGCCGGGAATCGACAAACCAGTCCCAACGAATGATGTGGCCGTCTTCGTTGGTCCACACATAATCCCACTCGTGAAGCGTGAGAACTGTGCCATCGGCCAGCGTTCCCGCGTACGTGTCGCGGACTGCGAAACCCCAGTCGGCGGCCACGCAGTCAAACGGGGTCACGATACGGAAGTCGGGCATGTGCTTCCACCACATGCGGAACTCGCAAGTCAACATATCGCCGTCCGGCGCGAACTTCTGCATGGCCGCGAGGACTTCTTCGGAAGCGAGGTCGGCCATGCGGCTTTCCGCGCCGCCGTTGAACAGCGGGCACATCATGACTGCCTCGGGCGCGTAGATCCATTCGTCGCCGTAGCTGATTTTTCTCGCCTCTGGCGCCTGCGCGTAGGTTTCCCACTTGGCGTGAGCGATTCTGCGGTGCAGAGCAACTCGATCGGAGGTCATTGTCAGGCGGCCTTTAGTATCGGCACGTTCGACCACCCGCACACGTTGGACATCGCGACTCTGCGCAGCCCGCTGCGATCGACTTCGAATTCGGGGACGAAATCGAGCAGCGCGTCCAGCGCGATGCGACTCTCCATCCTTGCCAGCGCTGCGCCCAGACAGCTGTGCACGCCGTACCC
The sequence above is a segment of the Candidatus Mycobacterium wuenschmannii genome. Coding sequences within it:
- a CDS encoding acyl-CoA dehydrogenase family protein, which translates into the protein MDFDYTPEQEQLRKDYRTRLEAVMTPERRAAVAKLMEGGDAMSECRRALGDAGLLGVAWPVEFGGGGLTALEQYIFSEEARRVNAPLPMITLNTVGPTLIQYGTEEQKARFLPAILKGTVEFAIGYSEPGAGSDLASLRTTAVRDGGEFVINGSKMFTSGAEFADYVWLAARTDPTAKKHKGITLFIVPTDSPGFSWKPLRTMPGVSTYYTFYDDVRVPESAIVLGENQGWTLVTNQLNLERAALGNLGALEPLFRKTLEWASTTPLDDGMVIEKPWVQQALARVEAQVAAYRLLNLRVNATMSAGALGMGEASAAKVFGTELTQQVARELLEVVGQAGVRNDAAAPLKGELEGAYRMAVINTFGGGANELQRDIIAMAGLGMPRAPRDMRANAS
- a CDS encoding Zn-ribbon domain-containing OB-fold protein, producing the protein MATRLAPSISPDTEFFWSGLKDHKLRIQRCTDCNTLRVPPRPMCGNCQSLNWDFVESTGRGTVYSFVMPQYPPLPFLQYPYVVVLVELDEGVRIVSNLCDIDPSDIEVGMPVEVFYEKFEAIPSGDELVLHQFRPAS
- a CDS encoding TetR/AcrR family transcriptional regulator, producing MTYATAVDTRALLISAAFACFRTQGLQKTTIVDIAKAAEVSRSTFYEYFRDKETIVENCAEAASQSFYRRLAHAIDRYGGSTLEDKLVRAGVFVAQARRVVEPELYFDKEEVNMMLTKNASTLLEECGEFLAPYFSAAKRTGEIRGDLDIPSATEWVARILFSLFTTPSPNIDMSDDAMVADFVRSYVVRGLVVDRIKRR
- a CDS encoding MaoC family dehydratase, whose translation is MTSTVDRTKTLAWDSITVGDEVTPMDVPVTTTLIVAGAIASRDYMPVHHDRDFANSQGSKDIFLNILTTNGLCVKFLHDWAGPEAMVKKLSIRLGVPAYPNDPMRFTGSVTDKSSTNDEGFVEVTFKGTNSLGDHVSGTALLSLLEGVNA
- a CDS encoding FAS1-like dehydratase domain-containing protein; the encoded protein is MTETSNDDLRERLDALIGKPISVGGPAKAPDPVNAAMIRHWAYALDDMNPAYLDQEFATSSRYGGLVSPPVMLQSWTMAPPKLVGIHERGGVPVVLKENPLQFLTDAGYTGTVATNSEFELERYPRVGDDITAETVFETISDEKTTAMGKGYFVTWITTYRDQNGEVIGRQRFRTLRFKTGS
- a CDS encoding acyl-CoA dehydrogenase family protein, translated to MDFSFTEEQETVGKVARQLFEHRATPEHLSELEAGKVRHDDALWRELAASDLLGIALPESVGGSGGDFLELCVLLAEVGWSVAPIPVYATLILGADALARHGDSALHQQYLPKVISGELILTAALAEPNNSDPTSPRTTARAEGDTWILDGSKELVPAAQLAGAIVISARADDGPGLFLVDTSADGVTVTAAGTTNGEPYADVELTGAVARRLNAAGGVNAVAELYNRALIGLCAIQVGVTERALKIAASYTSEREQFGRPIGSFQAVQQRLADAFIDVEAIRWTTWHAAWLIAEGRPATREAAIAKFWAAEAGARVVASAQQVHGGMGIDVTYLLHRYFLWAKQIELSLGSAPQQLARLGTAYPEGMK
- a CDS encoding lipid-transfer protein, coding for MSAGIGGKAALAGIGQTEFSKESGRSEMQLACEAVKAAIADAGLRPADIDGMVTFSVDDNEEIEVARNVGIRDLTFFTRVPHGGGAAAGTVMQAAMAVATGVAEAVVCYRAFNERSGFRFGGAGRQAGVTPLWMAPYAPFGFMTPAAWVALHAQRYMTTYGVTNADFGKISVIDRKHAAKNPDAWFYGKPITIEQHQQSRWIIDPVLRLLDCCQESDGGVAMVVTSVERARDLAKPPAVITAAAQGAAYDGEVMTSYYRESITGLPEMGVVGDKLWRDSGLKPQDISTAFLYDHFTPFVFTQLEELGFCGRGEAKDFVSVEELSLGGRMPINTNGGLLGEAYIHGMNGITEGVRQVRGTSHNQVDNVEHVLVTSGTGVPTSGLILAPDH